The Actinomycetota bacterium genome contains the following window.
TGCGGGGCACGCTCCCTGACGGATCGATGACCGGCATCACGATCCCGAACCACCGTCACATCAAGGGCGCGACCCTGAGGACCGCATGCACGCTCGCCGGGATCGACCGGGACGCCTTCCTG
Protein-coding sequences here:
- a CDS encoding type II toxin-antitoxin system HicA family toxin, encoding MIGTLRHLGFEVVRTGSHISLRGTLPDGSMTGITIPNHRHIKGATLRTACTLAGIDRDAFLDAHRRAGR